In Sander lucioperca isolate FBNREF2018 chromosome 12, SLUC_FBN_1.2, whole genome shotgun sequence, one DNA window encodes the following:
- the LOC116067643 gene encoding uncharacterized protein LOC116067643 encodes MRGVRGTRGGQTENKKTESIHSERGHRVDGEDAIEEEALKGASCVEDDDGREPTLSDLAGIIRSFAGQQEAREEEWRAQANRQEHQFKALQHQFRLLQQEVEDRTSPVPKPASTVPDPFEDHNLNENHPRAQASSSTESVHPTMSSAGQSRSLYEPRLEKLTENDDVEHFLITFERIAVTCRWPKVDWVFRLLPLLTSKARGAYVHMDMDDAHEYDKVKSAILKKYDINPETYRQRFRSLHVEPEESPQELYGRLKELYVKWIQPQGKTLHEISEVLIMEQYLRMLSPELQVWVKEHGPKSAAEAATLADVFVAAREKGQPWSSMGGKDCHRPIPPQHQQRSASGAGKPPMRENQYAPPRAPNRTPICYFCGQEGHIKPMCPKNPVKLTQMCFVPRQSVNPEPKGNHIRKMVGVKINGVNLRALIDTGSTQTLVQRKYVPANAICTLETVPICCIHGDEKSYPTADIYLEIEGQAYLLNVGAVLLQGPKEERHPVAYISRKLLPREVRYSTVEKEALAVKWALDSFKYYLMGREFILESDHKALQWLERMKYTNGRITRWYLAMQPFRFTVQYIPGKFNTTADYLSRWPSGSSEGGGCVMATAVATQPS; translated from the coding sequence ATGCGAGGAGTGAGAGGGACAAGAGGCGGTCAGACAGAGAATAAGAAGACTGAGTCAATTCATTCAGAGAGAGGACATCGGGTGGACGGTGAAGACGCAATTGAGGAGGAAGCACTAAAAGGAGCATCATGCGTTGAGGATGACGATGGCAGAGAGCCAACGCTGAGTGACCTGGCAGGGATTATCCGGTCATTTGCGGGTCAACAGGAGGCCCGGGAAGAAGAATGGAGAGCGCAAGCCAACCGCCAGGAGCACCAGTTCAAGGCACTACAGCATCAGTTTCGCCTTCTGCAGCAAGAGGTCGAGGATCGTACATCTCCAGTCCCCAAGCCTGCTTCCACAGTACCGGATCCCTTTGAGGACCACAATTTGAATGAGAATCATCCAAGAGCTCAAGCCTCATCCTCTACAGAGTCGGTCCACCCTACTATGTCTTCAGCAGGTCAGTCTCGATCTCTTTATGAGCCTAGACTTGAAAAATTAACAGAAAATGATGATGTTGAACATTTCCTAATTACTTTTGAGAGAATTGCAGTAACATGTCGGTGGCCAAAAGTGGACTGGGTTTTTCGCCTCCTTCCACTGCTGACTAGTAAGGCCAGAGGAGCCTATGTGCATATGGATATGGATGATGCTCATGAATATGATAAAGTGAAATCAGCGATTCTAAAAAAGTATGATATTAACCCTGAGACCTACAGGCAGAGGTTCAGATCCCTCCATGTGGAACCTGAGGAGAGCCCCCAGGAGCTGTATGGGAGGCTGAAAGAGCTGTATGTCAAATGGATACAACCGCAAGGTAAAACACTTCATGAAATTAGTGAAGTTCTGATCATGGAACAATACTTGAGAATGCTGTCCCCTGAGCTTCAGGTTTGGGTAAAGGAGCATGGGCCGAAATCTGCTGCTGAAGCTGCCACTCTTGCGGATGTGTTTGTGGCTGCCCGGGAAAAAGGCCAGCCATGGAGTAGTATGGGTGGCAAGGACTGCCACAGGCCCATACCCCCTCAGCACCAACAGAGGTCGGCGTCAGGAGCGGGTAAGCCTCCCATGAGGGAGAACCAATATGCACCACCCAGAGCTCCTAACCGAACACCAATTTGTTACTTTTGTGGACAGGAAGGTCATATTAAACCGATGTGCCCAAAGAATCCAGTCAAGCTGACCCAGATGTGTTTTGTTCCACGCCAGAGTGTTAACCCTGAACCCAAAGGTAACCATATCAGGAAAATGGTTGGTGTTAAAATCAATGGGGTAAACCTCAGAGCCCTGATTGACACTGGCAGCACTCAGACCCTTGTACAGAGAAAGTATGTACCAGCTAATGCTATCTGCACCTTGGAGACGGTTCCTATTTGCTGTATACATGGTGATGAGAAGTCTTACCCCACCGCTGATATTTATCTGGAGATAGAAGGACAGGCTTATCTGTTAAATGTGGGAGCTGTGCTTCTCCAGGGACCCAAGGAGGAACGACATCCTGTGGCATATATCAGTCGGAAACTGCTCCCCAGAGAGGTCCGTTATTCAACGGTGGAAAAGGAGGCCTTGGCAGTCAAATGGGCCCTTGACTCCTTCAAGTATTACCTGATGGGCCGAGAGTTTATCTTGGAGTCTGACCATAAGGCACTGCAGTGGCTGGAGAGGATGAAATATACCAACGGGCGGATCACCAGGTGGTACCTTGCCATGCAGCCGTTCCGGTTTACAGTCCAGTACATCCCTGGCAAGTTCAACACCACTGCAGACTATCTCTCTCGCTGGCCCAGCGGCAGCTCTGAAGGAGGGGGGTGTGTGATGGCCACAGCCGTGGCCACACAGCCATCTTAA